Below is a genomic region from Dyella terrae.
TGGCTCGCACGTCCGGTGGTCAGGACCTGCGTGGCAAGTCAGGTTATGCCGAAGCACTGAAAGGCGCTGCCGGCATCGTGCAGCAGTATCAGTATCAGAAAAATGCCGCCGGGCCGGGCCTGGCCCTGCAGGTGACCTTCGATCAGGCCGCCGTGCAGCGGACCATCGCGCAGATGGGCGTGGCCGGCACGGCAGGCAAGCCGCCGATTCTCCTGCTGGTCCGCGACGAAGACGGCAGCGTGTTGACCAAGGAGGCGCTGGCGCCGTTGAGCCAGGCCGTGGCGGCTCGCGGTTACAGCGTGGTGCTGGCCGATCCGGGCAAAGCCGCGGGCGGCCCGTCGGTGGCCTCGGCCGATCCGGAGCAGATATTCAACCTGGCCAAGCAGTACAAGACGGGCCTCGTGTTGCTGGGTCAAATGCGCACCGGCGGTGCCGACTGGAACCTGATCTCCGGCGGGCCGCAGCAGAAGTGGTCGGCGACGGGCAGCGACAACAGTGCGCTGTTCAACGATGCGGGCAATGCGCTGGCCGATCGCCTCGGCAAGCAGCTCAACGTGATTGGTTCGGGCAATGTCGACGGAAAACTCTGGGTCACCGGCGTCACCTCGGCGGCCGATTACGCAACGCTGTTGGCGACCTTGCGCGCCGATCCGATGGTGCGCAATGTCGTGACGTTGAGCGCCCAGAATGACGGCATGATGCTTGGCATGAAGACGGCCCTGCCGTTGGGTAATCTGGCCGGCAGCCTTGCTGCAACGGGGCGCCTCCTCGAGACCGAACCGCACGCAGGCGCTGATGCCAGCCTGCGCTGGGTCCACTGAAAGGGCGCCGGGATGACGGCCACGGGAATGTCTCGCTGGCGTCATCTGCCCAACGTCATTTCCTGCCTTCGCATCGCGCTGACGGGGCCGGCGTGCTGGGCCATCCTCACGCAACGCCCCGGCTGGGCCCTGGCGATCATCGCCGTGGCGGGCGCGTCGGACGGACTGGACGGGTTCCTGGCACGCCATTTCGGCTGGCAGAGCCGGCTCGGTGGCTTGCTCGACGCCATCGCGGACAAGTTGTTGCTCGTCACCTGTTTTCTCGCCATGGCCGAAGTGGGTTGGTGCACCTGGTGGCTGGCGCTGCTCGTATGCGGGCGCGACCTGGTGATTGCCATGGGCGCTTTCGCATGGCGGACCTGGATCGGTCCGGTGCAACCCGAGCCCAGTCTGCTTTCCAAGGCGAACACGCTGATGCAGATCGTGTATCTGCTCGCGGCGCTGCTGGTGGCCTGGCGGCACGAAGACGTGTTGCTGCCCTGGCTGTCGGGCACGGTGGCCGTGCTCACGGCGGCAAGCGGACTCGATTACGTCACGCGCTGGTCCTGGCGGGCACGCGGGGTGCGGCGCCAGGCGCGTTCGCGCTGACAGACCGTCCGGCTTCCGTCACACTTCCGTTTTGCCCGCCCCGGCAGCCTTTCGCCCAAGCCCCCGACGAGCCGAGACGATGACCCAAGACTCCTCCCGCCGCTGGCAGATGCTCGCAATCACTGCGGCCATTCTGTACGTGCTTTGGTTGCTGGCGCCGGTGCTGATGCCTTTCGCCTTCGCCGCCATGCTTGCTTATCTGGGCGATCCGCTGGCCGACCGGCTCGAACGCATCGGGATGGGGCGCACGCTTGCCGTCACCGTCGTGTTCATCGTGCTTGTGCTGGTGGCGGTGGGTGCGTTGCTGTTGCTGATTCCGCTGATCTCGCGCCAGATCGAAAACCTGATGGCGAGCCTGCCGCATTACGCGGACTGGGTGCGCGAAACGGCCATGCCATGGCTGCAGGAAAAGTTGCACCTGGATTCGAAGGCCTTTGACACCGATCGCATCATGACCGACCTGAAGGACCATCTCGGTTCGATCGGATCGGCGGTTTCGGCGGTTCTGGGCAAGATCACGCGTTCGGGCATCGGCGTAGTGATGTGGCTGACCAACCTGGTGCTGATCCCGGTCGTGGCGTTCTATTTGCTGCGCGACTGGGACCGCCTCGTGACGTGGATCGACGACATGCTGCCGCGCTCCATCGAACCGACGATCGCCCATCTCGCGCGTGAGTCGGACCAGGTGCTGGGCGCGTTCGTGCGCGGCCAGTTGCTGGTGATGCTGGCGCTGGGCATTTTCTACGGCGCCGGCCTGACCTTCATCGGC
It encodes:
- a CDS encoding DUF2066 domain-containing protein; its protein translation is MSRQDHIVAARTTVATASRDWLASWLRMLAAALMLSLAFQAAHAQGQVSPYTVVVPVSDTTEGQRDEAFGTALSQVLARTSGGQDLRGKSGYAEALKGAAGIVQQYQYQKNAAGPGLALQVTFDQAAVQRTIAQMGVAGTAGKPPILLLVRDEDGSVLTKEALAPLSQAVAARGYSVVLADPGKAAGGPSVASADPEQIFNLAKQYKTGLVLLGQMRTGGADWNLISGGPQQKWSATGSDNSALFNDAGNALADRLGKQLNVIGSGNVDGKLWVTGVTSAADYATLLATLRADPMVRNVVTLSAQNDGMMLGMKTALPLGNLAGSLAATGRLLETEPHAGADASLRWVH
- a CDS encoding CDP-alcohol phosphatidyltransferase family protein, coding for MSRWRHLPNVISCLRIALTGPACWAILTQRPGWALAIIAVAGASDGLDGFLARHFGWQSRLGGLLDAIADKLLLVTCFLAMAEVGWCTWWLALLVCGRDLVIAMGAFAWRTWIGPVQPEPSLLSKANTLMQIVYLLAALLVAWRHEDVLLPWLSGTVAVLTAASGLDYVTRWSWRARGVRRQARSR
- a CDS encoding AI-2E family transporter, with amino-acid sequence MTQDSSRRWQMLAITAAILYVLWLLAPVLMPFAFAAMLAYLGDPLADRLERIGMGRTLAVTVVFIVLVLVAVGALLLLIPLISRQIENLMASLPHYADWVRETAMPWLQEKLHLDSKAFDTDRIMTDLKDHLGSIGSAVSAVLGKITRSGIGVVMWLTNLVLIPVVAFYLLRDWDRLVTWIDDMLPRSIEPTIAHLARESDQVLGAFVRGQLLVMLALGIFYGAGLTFIGLSVGPLIGMVAGLLSFVPYLGFIVGFGSAIIAALVQFGDWQHVALVVGLFTIGQLLEGYVLVPRLVGEKIGLHPVAVIFAVLAGGYLFGFLGILLALPAASVILVVLRYLTQRYRHSRLYTEEGREDPVIADVEVAVSTAEGTVETSVIVGEAHGKDDKSST